From a region of the Chitinophaga caseinilytica genome:
- a CDS encoding GNAT family N-acetyltransferase, translating to MLTLQLSPIPEIGTDRLLLRQIRPSDVDEVLYLRSHPQLMHFIPRPKAAGKEDALELINRFTDMAERNEGINWGITLKGEDKVIGVIGYVRMQAAHHRAEVGYMLHDAYHGKGILREALAAVLQHGFDTYRLHSVEAIIDPANSASEKVLTHAGFVKEGFFREASYWNGKFSDIFVFSLLSPHR from the coding sequence ATGCTCACCTTACAATTATCGCCCATACCCGAGATCGGAACAGACCGGTTATTGCTCCGCCAGATACGCCCGTCAGACGTTGACGAAGTGCTGTACCTGCGCTCCCATCCGCAGTTGATGCATTTCATTCCCCGGCCGAAAGCGGCGGGAAAGGAAGATGCGCTGGAGCTCATCAACCGGTTTACCGACATGGCGGAACGCAACGAGGGGATCAACTGGGGGATTACGCTGAAAGGCGAAGATAAAGTGATCGGGGTGATCGGGTACGTGCGGATGCAGGCGGCCCATCACCGCGCCGAGGTGGGATATATGCTGCACGACGCTTATCATGGCAAGGGGATCCTGCGCGAAGCCCTCGCCGCCGTGCTGCAACACGGTTTCGATACGTACCGGCTGCATTCGGTGGAAGCGATCATCGACCCGGCCAATTCCGCGAGCGAAAAAGTGCTGACCCATGCGGGATTCGTCAAGGAAGGTTTTTTCCGCGAAGCATCGTACTGGAACGGGAAATTCTCCGATATCTTCGTCTTTTCCCTGCTTTCGCCCCATCGCTGA
- a CDS encoding metallophosphoesterase family protein, whose translation MSRTFAIGDIHGAYRALQQIIERIRPKTGDRLVFLGDYVDGWSESAETIAYMMELEQRYDCIFLRGNHDAWCESWLAGEPALDLWLQHGGMATVASYEKLSQEKRLQHLAFFRRMRQFYTDEHNRLYIHAGFASMHGPEFERYQYNYMWDRTLWEMALSLNPKLKTTDVQYPKRLRLFHEIIIGHTPTTNYGEFRPMQAGNVWNVDTGAGFAGKLSALELRSRDCTQSDTVMYLYPGEKGRNP comes from the coding sequence ATGAGCAGAACTTTTGCGATCGGCGATATCCACGGGGCGTACCGGGCGTTGCAGCAGATAATCGAAAGAATCCGGCCCAAAACCGGCGACCGGCTGGTTTTCCTGGGCGATTACGTAGACGGCTGGTCCGAATCCGCCGAAACCATTGCATACATGATGGAGCTGGAGCAGCGGTACGATTGTATCTTCCTGCGCGGCAACCACGACGCCTGGTGCGAATCCTGGCTGGCCGGCGAGCCCGCGCTGGACCTCTGGTTACAGCACGGCGGCATGGCCACGGTGGCGAGTTACGAGAAACTTTCCCAGGAAAAAAGGCTGCAGCATCTTGCGTTTTTCCGCCGTATGCGGCAGTTTTATACCGACGAGCACAACCGGCTTTACATTCACGCGGGGTTCGCGTCCATGCACGGCCCCGAGTTCGAACGGTATCAATATAATTACATGTGGGACCGTACGCTTTGGGAAATGGCGCTTTCGCTCAATCCCAAGTTAAAAACCACGGACGTACAATATCCCAAACGGCTGCGGCTTTTCCACGAAATCATCATCGGGCACACGCCCACCACCAATTACGGCGAGTTCAGGCCCATGCAGGCCGGCAACGTCTGGAACGTGGATACCGGCGCCGGGTTTGCCGGGAAATTATCGGCCCTGGAGCTCCGGTCGAGGGATTGTACCCAGAGCGACACCGTCATGTACCTCTACCCCGGCGAAAAAGGCCGGAATCCCTGA
- a CDS encoding DinB family protein — MATIPALLQEMAREAETTRKMLSRIPADKLDWRPHPKSMDMRTLAVHIAELPSWTKMAIETNELDFAGMDWTPTPVSNAEELLAIHEKALQEGISSLEQADESTFGQPWTLRTGDQIHAVNPKSEVIRMSYNQIVHHRAQLGVYLRLLDIPIPGSYGPSADEPSM, encoded by the coding sequence ATGGCAACTATTCCCGCTTTATTGCAAGAAATGGCCCGCGAAGCCGAAACGACCCGCAAGATGCTGAGCCGCATTCCGGCCGACAAGCTCGACTGGCGCCCGCATCCCAAAAGCATGGACATGCGCACCCTGGCCGTTCATATCGCTGAGCTGCCTTCCTGGACGAAAATGGCCATCGAGACCAATGAGCTGGATTTCGCCGGAATGGATTGGACGCCTACACCAGTGTCTAACGCCGAAGAACTGCTGGCCATCCACGAAAAGGCCCTACAGGAAGGGATCAGCAGCCTCGAACAGGCGGACGAGTCTACTTTCGGCCAACCCTGGACCCTCCGCACGGGCGATCAGATACATGCCGTGAACCCCAAATCGGAGGTGATCCGCATGTCTTACAACCAGATCGTCCACCACAGGGCGCAACTGGGCGTCTACCTCCGCCTGCTCGACATCCCGATCCCCGGCAGCTACGGGCCGAGCGCCGACGAGCCTTCTATGTAA
- a CDS encoding DUF3817 domain-containing protein, protein MEKQQEAQKSARSIKRFRIIAWLEGISFLAILFISMPLKYFFEEPWLNKQLGMAHGLLFVLYVVLAIELKTILQWSMKKTAIALGASVVPFGTFFINEKWIHKQ, encoded by the coding sequence ATGGAAAAACAACAGGAAGCGCAGAAAAGCGCCCGGTCCATCAAACGTTTCAGGATCATCGCATGGCTGGAAGGGATTTCCTTCCTGGCGATCCTCTTCATTTCCATGCCGTTAAAATACTTTTTCGAAGAGCCCTGGCTCAATAAGCAGCTGGGCATGGCCCACGGGCTCCTGTTCGTACTGTACGTGGTGCTGGCCATCGAGCTGAAAACCATCCTGCAATGGTCCATGAAGAAAACGGCCATCGCCCTCGGCGCGTCGGTCGTGCCTTTCGGGACGTTCTTCATCAACGAAAAGTGGATCCACAAACAATAG
- the dusB gene encoding tRNA dihydrouridine synthase DusB, whose translation MVKIEHITLPEFPLLLAPMEDVSDPPFRVVCKANGADLLYTEFISSEGLVGDSAKCRRKLDIFDEERPAGVQIFGGDEGRMAQASAIVDLTKPDFLDINFGCPVKGIVSQGAGSGVLKNLDLMTRLTAACVKATSLPVTVKTRLGWDEDSKNIEEVAERLQDVGIKALTIHGRTRCQMYKGEADWSLIAKVKNNPRIHIPIFGNGDIDSPQKAKEYKERFGVDGIMIGRAAIGYPWIFREVRHFLNTGQELPAPTVAERVAVCKQHLDKSLQWRGGQAGIYSMRRHYLTYLKGLPGIKEFRNRLVTLSDPEAIKSVLDEVLRKYEGFEMEKEPIQLIDYHENCPI comes from the coding sequence ATGGTCAAAATCGAACATATAACACTGCCGGAATTCCCCCTGTTGCTGGCGCCCATGGAAGACGTGAGCGATCCGCCTTTCCGGGTGGTTTGCAAAGCCAACGGGGCCGATCTGCTGTATACCGAGTTCATTTCCAGTGAAGGTTTGGTGGGCGATTCGGCGAAATGCCGCCGCAAGCTGGATATTTTCGACGAAGAGCGCCCCGCCGGCGTTCAGATTTTCGGCGGAGATGAAGGCCGCATGGCCCAGGCCTCCGCGATCGTGGACCTCACGAAGCCGGATTTCCTCGACATCAACTTCGGATGCCCCGTAAAAGGGATCGTATCGCAAGGCGCAGGTTCCGGCGTACTGAAAAATCTCGACCTCATGACCCGGCTCACCGCCGCCTGCGTGAAAGCCACCTCCCTGCCCGTTACCGTGAAAACCCGGCTGGGGTGGGACGAAGATTCCAAAAACATCGAAGAAGTGGCCGAAAGGCTGCAGGACGTGGGCATCAAGGCGCTCACCATCCACGGCAGAACGCGTTGCCAGATGTATAAAGGCGAGGCCGACTGGTCGCTCATCGCCAAAGTGAAAAACAATCCCCGCATCCACATCCCCATTTTCGGCAACGGAGATATCGACAGCCCGCAAAAAGCGAAGGAATATAAAGAAAGGTTCGGTGTAGACGGTATCATGATCGGCCGCGCCGCCATCGGCTACCCCTGGATTTTCCGGGAAGTGCGCCATTTCCTCAATACCGGCCAGGAGCTCCCCGCGCCCACGGTGGCCGAACGCGTGGCCGTGTGCAAGCAGCACCTCGATAAATCGCTGCAATGGCGGGGCGGACAGGCAGGTATTTACTCCATGCGCCGCCATTATCTCACCTATCTGAAAGGCCTCCCCGGCATCAAGGAATTCCGCAATCGCCTCGTTACCCTCAGCGATCCGGAAGCGATCAAATCCGTACTGGACGAAGTGCTCCGGAAATACGAAGGCTTCGAGATGGAAAAAGAACCCATCCAGCTCATCGATTACCACGAAAATTGCCCGATTTAA
- a CDS encoding helix-turn-helix domain-containing protein, producing the protein MQLQDSPTFRLQPLPARTGGASNEIQLVHLTQGACLFDQQPPAAEGLYFIRSAASGEGAFSRDAKGHAFTFTHDFIHYIPLVYELCLLGAAGKPVLRVDNLQRGDVLQLLHLIRLEWESDRPYRLDMIRDYLKILLRQIARCLPAPRNGYSADRKTGLVRQFISLLDQQFILLKKVTDYASNLHVTANHLNTTLKELTGVTASEHIRRRILSEARMLATHKENYSMKEIAYHLGFEDKSHFSKYFKNASGMNFTNYKKELSMEA; encoded by the coding sequence ATGCAATTACAAGATTCACCAACATTCCGCCTCCAGCCACTCCCTGCCCGTACGGGCGGCGCCAGCAACGAAATCCAGCTGGTACACCTCACCCAGGGCGCCTGCCTGTTCGACCAGCAGCCCCCGGCCGCGGAAGGGCTCTATTTCATCCGCAGCGCCGCATCCGGCGAAGGCGCATTTTCCCGCGACGCGAAAGGCCATGCCTTCACTTTCACCCACGATTTCATCCACTACATACCGCTCGTGTATGAGCTCTGCCTCCTCGGCGCCGCCGGCAAGCCCGTGCTCCGTGTGGATAACCTGCAACGGGGCGATGTTCTCCAGCTGCTCCACCTCATCCGCCTGGAATGGGAATCCGACCGGCCTTACCGGCTCGATATGATCCGCGATTACCTCAAAATCCTCCTCCGCCAGATCGCAAGATGTTTGCCCGCGCCCCGCAACGGGTACTCGGCCGACCGGAAAACGGGGCTTGTGCGGCAGTTCATTTCGCTGCTCGATCAACAGTTCATCCTCCTCAAAAAAGTGACAGACTACGCATCCAATCTCCACGTTACGGCCAACCACCTCAACACAACGTTGAAGGAGCTGACGGGCGTTACGGCGAGTGAGCACATCCGCCGTCGGATTTTGTCGGAAGCCAGGATGCTGGCCACCCACAAAGAGAATTATTCGATGAAGGAAATCGCGTACCATCTTGGGTTCGAAGACAAATCTCACTTCTCGAAGTACTTTAAGAACGCTTCGGGAATGAATTTCACCAATTACAAGAAAGAGCTGTCGATGGAAGCCTGA
- a CDS encoding ABC transporter ATP-binding protein gives MRRPSRKPGEPDVSFRQRMAALKNLPAFFKLVWQTSPWMTTWNILLRAAQSATPLGLLYISKLIIDEVVRLTQSAGDIGYTYLWQLVAAEFALVVVSGALGRAIALVDGLLGERVANHTSVRIMQHAATLDLDQFEDSTFYDKLERARQQTAGRTQLLSQVLTQVQDVITMIFLAAGLVTFSPWLILLLLVAVLPSFFSETHFNDKFYALAWGETSARRELDYIRFLGASDESVKEVKIFNLSRYLVDRFRGLADKFYRDKKSLSIRYNIWAVVFSLVGSAGYYAAYVIIILQTVRGQLTIGDLAFLGGSFRQLRGLLESVLMRFTSVTQGAIYLRDLFEFFEISPRITQPVKARPFPNPIREGFVFENVGFKYLNATRWANRHLNFTLHAGEKLALVGENGAGKTTLVKLLARLYDPSEGRILLDGHDLREYDLNELRMQVGVIFQDFQRYQMTFSQNIAVGNIAEVDNQARIEQAAEKSMADLLYGRLPAGYNQMLGRRFSNGVELSGGEWQKIALARAYMKNAQLLILDEPTAALDARAEYEVFQRFADLTRGKTAVLISHRFSTVRMADRILVLEGGELLEIGTHEELIAKKGRYEELFTLQAAGYR, from the coding sequence ATGAGAAGACCCAGCAGAAAACCCGGAGAGCCCGATGTGAGCTTCAGGCAGCGGATGGCGGCGCTGAAGAATCTACCCGCTTTCTTTAAACTGGTCTGGCAAACCAGCCCCTGGATGACCACCTGGAACATCCTTCTGAGAGCCGCACAATCGGCCACGCCGCTCGGTTTGCTGTATATCAGCAAGCTGATCATCGACGAGGTGGTACGCCTCACCCAATCCGCCGGAGATATCGGCTACACGTATCTCTGGCAACTGGTGGCCGCGGAATTTGCGCTGGTCGTCGTTTCCGGGGCGCTCGGGCGCGCCATTGCGCTGGTAGACGGGCTCCTGGGCGAGCGCGTCGCCAATCACACCTCTGTGCGCATCATGCAGCACGCCGCCACGCTCGACCTCGACCAGTTCGAAGATTCCACCTTTTACGATAAACTGGAACGCGCGCGCCAGCAAACCGCCGGCCGCACGCAACTCCTCAGCCAGGTGCTCACGCAGGTGCAAGACGTTATCACCATGATCTTCCTCGCCGCCGGCCTGGTCACCTTCAGTCCATGGCTCATCCTGCTGCTGCTGGTGGCCGTGCTGCCGTCGTTCTTCTCCGAAACCCACTTCAACGACAAGTTTTACGCCCTGGCATGGGGCGAAACCTCCGCCAGGCGGGAACTTGATTACATCCGGTTCCTCGGCGCGAGCGACGAATCCGTCAAGGAAGTAAAGATCTTCAACCTCAGCCGTTACCTGGTAGACCGTTTCCGGGGACTGGCGGATAAATTTTACCGCGATAAAAAATCCCTGTCCATCCGCTACAACATCTGGGCGGTGGTGTTTTCACTCGTGGGCAGCGCGGGATATTATGCCGCGTATGTCATTATCATCCTGCAAACCGTGCGCGGGCAGCTCACCATCGGCGACCTGGCGTTCCTCGGCGGATCGTTCCGGCAGTTGCGCGGGTTGTTGGAAAGCGTGCTGATGCGGTTTACCAGCGTAACGCAGGGCGCCATTTACCTGCGCGACCTGTTCGAGTTTTTCGAGATTTCGCCCCGGATCACGCAGCCTGTGAAAGCGCGGCCTTTCCCGAACCCCATCCGCGAAGGGTTCGTGTTCGAGAATGTGGGCTTCAAATACCTGAATGCCACGCGCTGGGCCAACCGCCACCTCAATTTCACGCTCCACGCCGGCGAGAAACTCGCGCTGGTAGGGGAGAACGGCGCCGGTAAAACAACGCTTGTGAAGCTGCTGGCCCGTTTGTACGACCCGTCTGAAGGCCGCATCTTGCTCGATGGGCACGATCTGCGGGAATACGATCTGAACGAGCTGCGGATGCAGGTAGGCGTGATTTTCCAGGACTTCCAGCGGTACCAGATGACCTTTTCACAGAACATCGCCGTGGGCAATATCGCCGAAGTCGACAACCAGGCGCGGATCGAGCAGGCGGCGGAGAAAAGCATGGCCGATCTGCTCTATGGCCGCCTTCCCGCGGGGTACAACCAGATGCTGGGGCGGCGCTTCAGCAACGGGGTGGAACTGTCGGGCGGGGAATGGCAGAAAATCGCGCTGGCGCGGGCCTACATGAAAAATGCCCAGCTTCTCATCCTCGACGAGCCTACCGCCGCCCTCGACGCCCGTGCGGAATACGAAGTTTTCCAGCGGTTTGCCGACCTCACCCGGGGCAAAACGGCCGTCCTCATTTCCCATCGTTTTTCCACGGTGCGCATGGCAGATCGCATCCTGGTGCTGGAAGGCGGGGAGCTGCTGGAAATCGGTACGCACGAGGAGCTGATCGCCAAAAAAGGGCGGTACGAAGAATTGTTTACCCTGCAGGCGGCCGGTTACCGGTAA
- a CDS encoding tetratricopeptide repeat-containing sensor histidine kinase produces the protein MQPRNSRTRTIIGICTLIFSITVFHAHAQTLEEVHRTHKAKLQNLKEDTLLADRLYDYAADLNELDNDTALILIDRALAISQRLGDRKRTGLMYEGRASILLAKGLLDSSISVYGKALEYHVPEKNFYRVGTAWTGIGNAFMQKGMLDTAAQAYFHGLEAYRQAGDSIRMAHAYNGLAITFSQMEQLEKSLEYLKKADALYVHARDTSNHVKMLINMGDKYTRINQADDALAVFREAVRVSDLGKYQFGRFYSRVAMGDLYATKKPYPDSALLYLREAEAISKGFNLPPLFISSMQETFGLAFYESGKFTMARDYLLRAEAGLLDVGHVPTLMQHYLLLTKVNVNLGLKDASINTLASYVRFRDSLQKTDVTTKVNELETKYRTLEKDKSLADQQLSITRKDLELRKKSQQLVLLGGGLLLVLALAGGAYFHFRQKQQLQQQQWQLMQKESELAMAQASMEGEEKERARIARNLHDGAGSILSGVKLYLNSLENQYGELTKSASYRNTLGLLNEAVTEIRDTSHNLMPRLLFEEGLDAAAGAYCEKLGRSNALAFEYQATGEPRRFHPRFELMVYRMLQELLGNAIKHAEATQVLVQLEFNEDGLGMTVEDDGKGIDASKGDAGIGMFSLKSRAAAFRGTMDVDSSAQGTSIHFDFPASSLTARMHATSDEAPAG, from the coding sequence ATGCAACCACGAAATTCCCGAACCCGGACCATCATCGGCATCTGTACGCTGATCTTCAGTATAACGGTTTTCCACGCCCACGCGCAAACGCTCGAGGAAGTGCACCGCACGCATAAGGCAAAGCTGCAAAACCTGAAAGAAGATACTTTGCTGGCCGATCGCCTGTACGATTACGCCGCCGATCTCAACGAGCTCGACAATGATACCGCGCTCATCCTTATCGACCGGGCGCTGGCCATCAGCCAGCGGTTGGGCGACCGCAAGCGCACCGGCCTCATGTACGAGGGCCGTGCCAGCATCCTCCTCGCCAAAGGGCTCCTCGATTCCAGCATTTCCGTCTACGGCAAGGCGCTGGAATACCACGTGCCGGAAAAGAATTTCTACCGCGTGGGAACGGCCTGGACGGGCATCGGCAACGCGTTCATGCAGAAAGGCATGCTCGATACCGCTGCGCAGGCTTACTTCCACGGGCTGGAAGCCTACCGGCAGGCGGGCGATTCCATCCGCATGGCGCATGCCTATAATGGCCTGGCCATCACGTTCAGCCAGATGGAGCAACTCGAAAAAAGCCTTGAATATCTGAAAAAGGCCGACGCGCTCTACGTTCATGCCCGCGACACGAGCAATCACGTCAAAATGCTCATCAACATGGGCGATAAATATACCCGCATCAACCAGGCAGACGATGCGCTGGCCGTGTTCCGCGAAGCGGTGCGCGTGAGTGATCTGGGCAAGTACCAGTTCGGGCGGTTTTACAGTCGCGTGGCGATGGGGGATTTGTACGCCACTAAAAAGCCTTATCCCGATTCGGCGTTGCTGTACCTGCGCGAAGCGGAGGCGATCTCCAAAGGGTTCAACCTGCCGCCGCTGTTCATCAGTTCCATGCAGGAAACCTTCGGGCTTGCGTTCTACGAATCCGGGAAATTCACCATGGCGCGCGATTACCTGCTCCGTGCAGAAGCCGGGCTGCTGGATGTCGGCCATGTGCCGACGCTCATGCAGCACTATCTGTTGCTGACGAAAGTGAATGTGAATCTGGGGTTGAAGGATGCGTCCATCAACACGCTGGCGTCTTACGTCCGCTTCCGCGACAGCCTGCAGAAAACGGATGTCACCACGAAAGTGAACGAGCTGGAAACGAAATACCGTACGCTGGAAAAGGATAAATCACTGGCCGACCAACAATTATCGATCACCCGAAAAGACCTGGAGCTACGCAAGAAAAGCCAGCAGCTCGTTTTGCTCGGCGGAGGATTGTTGCTGGTGCTGGCGCTCGCCGGCGGAGCGTATTTCCATTTCCGCCAGAAGCAGCAATTGCAGCAGCAGCAATGGCAACTGATGCAGAAGGAGTCGGAACTGGCCATGGCGCAGGCGTCGATGGAAGGGGAGGAGAAAGAGCGTGCCCGCATCGCCAGGAACCTCCACGATGGCGCGGGCTCCATTCTGTCCGGCGTGAAACTGTACCTCAATTCCCTGGAAAACCAATACGGCGAGCTCACGAAATCGGCATCTTACCGCAACACGCTGGGCCTGCTCAACGAAGCGGTGACCGAGATCCGCGATACCTCGCACAACCTCATGCCGCGCCTGCTTTTCGAAGAAGGGCTGGATGCGGCCGCGGGCGCTTACTGCGAAAAACTGGGCCGCAGCAATGCGCTGGCGTTCGAATACCAGGCAACGGGCGAGCCCCGCCGGTTTCATCCCCGGTTCGAGCTCATGGTGTACAGGATGTTGCAGGAGCTGCTGGGGAATGCTATCAAGCACGCCGAAGCCACGCAGGTGCTGGTACAACTGGAATTCAATGAAGATGGATTGGGGATGACGGTGGAAGACGATGGAAAGGGGATCGATGCGTCGAAAGGCGACGCGGGTATCGGGATGTTCAGCCTGAAATCCCGCGCGGCGGCGTTTCGCGGCACGATGGACGTAGACTCTTCCGCACAGGGCACTTCCATCCACTTCGATTTTCCTGCCAGCAGCCTCACCGCCCGGATGCATGCCACTTCAGACGAAGCGCCGGCCGGGTGA
- a CDS encoding arylsulfatase: protein MKRMISIGLLLLGLFVQEAAAQRKKPSGRKPNIILIYADDLGVGEVGAYGQQKIATPHLDKLAAQGMKFSNFYTSTPVCAPARCMLMTGRHGGHSYIRGNYEMGGFADSLEGGQMPLPENTLTIARMLKSAGYKTGAIGKWGLGMHYNTGNPNDQGFDYFYGYYDQKQSHNFYPSHLWENGRYDTLRNPPMYVHTPLQPASATDKDFGQFTGKEYAIDKMTGKALEFINKSGDQPFFLYLPYTLPHVSLQAPDSAVQAYVGKFNEQPYYGNNGYAAAKYPLSTYAAMITYLDSQVGIVMDAIRKAGLDEETVVLFSSDNGATFNGGVQAAFFNSAAGLRGLKMDLYEGGIREPLIVRWPGKIPAGSTSGLISVQYDLLATFAEMAGIAAPENDGISLLPEMKGNSRQTARREYLYFEYPEKGGQLAIRMGKWKAVKTGLKQDVTRPWELYDLDADPAEQHNVAAAHPDLIPRFDAIVKKEHRPAHIREWEFLDVKWPKDTK, encoded by the coding sequence ATGAAACGTATGATAAGCATTGGTCTCCTCCTGCTCGGGCTCTTCGTGCAGGAAGCGGCCGCACAGCGCAAAAAGCCCTCCGGCAGGAAGCCTAACATCATCCTGATCTACGCCGACGATCTCGGTGTCGGCGAAGTAGGCGCCTACGGCCAGCAAAAGATCGCCACGCCGCATCTCGACAAACTCGCCGCCCAGGGCATGAAATTCTCGAATTTTTACACGAGCACCCCTGTTTGCGCCCCCGCGCGGTGCATGCTCATGACGGGCCGGCATGGCGGGCATAGCTACATCCGCGGCAATTACGAAATGGGCGGCTTCGCCGATTCGCTGGAAGGCGGACAGATGCCCCTGCCCGAAAACACCCTCACCATCGCCCGGATGCTGAAAAGCGCCGGCTATAAAACGGGCGCCATCGGTAAGTGGGGCCTCGGCATGCATTACAATACCGGCAACCCCAACGATCAGGGATTCGATTACTTCTACGGATACTACGACCAGAAACAATCGCATAATTTTTACCCCAGCCACCTTTGGGAAAACGGCCGGTACGATACGCTCCGCAACCCCCCGATGTACGTGCACACGCCCTTGCAGCCCGCATCGGCCACGGACAAGGATTTCGGGCAGTTCACGGGGAAAGAGTACGCCATCGATAAAATGACCGGCAAGGCGCTGGAATTCATCAATAAAAGCGGCGACCAGCCATTTTTCCTCTACCTGCCCTACACGCTGCCCCATGTTTCCCTCCAGGCGCCAGACAGTGCCGTGCAGGCGTATGTCGGCAAATTCAACGAGCAACCTTACTACGGCAACAACGGATACGCCGCCGCCAAATACCCGCTCAGCACATACGCCGCCATGATCACCTACCTCGACTCGCAGGTCGGCATCGTCATGGACGCTATCCGCAAGGCAGGGCTCGACGAGGAAACGGTGGTCCTTTTCTCCAGCGATAATGGCGCAACCTTCAACGGCGGCGTACAGGCGGCGTTTTTCAACAGCGCGGCCGGACTGAGGGGATTGAAAATGGATCTTTACGAAGGCGGTATCCGCGAGCCCCTCATCGTTCGCTGGCCCGGGAAAATCCCGGCCGGTTCCACGTCGGGCCTGATCTCCGTGCAATACGACCTCCTGGCCACTTTTGCTGAAATGGCCGGCATCGCCGCACCGGAAAACGACGGTATTTCGCTATTGCCGGAAATGAAAGGGAATTCCCGTCAAACCGCCCGCCGGGAATACCTCTATTTCGAATATCCCGAAAAAGGCGGTCAGCTGGCCATCCGCATGGGCAAATGGAAAGCCGTGAAAACCGGCCTGAAACAGGATGTCACGCGTCCCTGGGAGCTGTACGACCTCGATGCCGACCCCGCGGAGCAACACAACGTGGCCGCCGCACATCCCGACCTGATCCCCCGTTTCGACGCCATCGTGAAAAAGGAACACCGCCCCGCGCACATCCGCGAATGGGAATTCCTCGACGTGAAATGGCCGAAAGACACGAAATAA